One Actinomycetota bacterium DNA segment encodes these proteins:
- a CDS encoding FGGY family carbohydrate kinase, with product MGDELFAGVDVGTTNTKAIIFDLSGRPVAHAAVPTPTDRPRSGWAQHDPEQLWEAAVSALRAALAEVEDPAAVRGVAVASMAEAGVPLDERGRPTYDVIAWFDPRTAEQGRRFVEAVGAERLAALTGLRPQPIYSVCKLRWLAEHEADAFARTRSWLHVADFIAYRLSGEQATDHSLASRTAALDLNHLTWSEELLAAAELPASVLAPLVWAGTRLGSVTDDAATATGLPADAAVAAGGHDHVCGALGAAVIDAGRALDSMGTAESILVPTRRAPTGGHPLRQRYSCGAHVVADRWYLSGGVHAAGASVDWILDLLAGGEERDRLLADAADVPPGALGVGFLPDLRGGDGTGVARSALMGLRPDVGAPALVRGVLEGLAFAFRNALETVVEHATHDGGAEVRAIGGGARNDLLLRIKATVLGRPVWRVRTEEATGRGAALLGAVGAGLFPDAVTAADSLELQLDEVAPDHDRVDDYQARYEAVTAADYQALRSVSQRLAELADR from the coding sequence CCGGTCAGGGTGGGCGCAACACGACCCAGAGCAGCTCTGGGAGGCTGCTGTCTCCGCCCTGCGCGCGGCGCTGGCAGAGGTGGAGGACCCCGCCGCCGTCCGCGGTGTGGCGGTTGCCAGCATGGCGGAGGCTGGCGTGCCGCTGGACGAGCGCGGACGACCGACGTACGACGTGATCGCCTGGTTCGATCCGCGCACCGCTGAGCAGGGACGCCGCTTCGTGGAGGCGGTCGGTGCCGAGCGGCTGGCTGCCCTCACCGGTCTGCGGCCCCAGCCGATCTACAGCGTGTGCAAGCTGCGCTGGCTCGCCGAGCACGAAGCTGACGCCTTCGCCCGGACCCGCAGCTGGCTGCACGTGGCCGACTTCATCGCCTACCGCCTGTCGGGCGAGCAGGCCACCGACCACTCGTTGGCGTCGCGGACTGCTGCCCTGGACCTGAACCACCTGACCTGGTCGGAGGAGCTGTTGGCGGCCGCAGAGCTACCGGCCTCTGTCCTGGCGCCGCTGGTGTGGGCTGGCACTCGTCTGGGGTCGGTGACCGACGACGCCGCAACCGCGACCGGCCTCCCCGCCGACGCGGCGGTCGCAGCAGGTGGTCACGACCACGTCTGCGGGGCGCTCGGTGCGGCGGTGATCGACGCGGGGCGGGCGCTGGATTCCATGGGGACCGCCGAATCCATCCTCGTCCCGACCCGGCGTGCCCCCACCGGTGGCCACCCGCTCCGCCAGCGCTACAGCTGCGGGGCGCACGTCGTGGCCGACCGCTGGTACCTATCCGGTGGAGTGCACGCCGCCGGAGCCAGCGTGGACTGGATCCTCGATCTGCTCGCCGGCGGTGAGGAACGCGACCGGCTGCTCGCGGACGCCGCCGACGTGCCGCCAGGGGCGCTCGGGGTGGGCTTCCTACCCGACCTTCGCGGCGGGGACGGCACCGGTGTCGCGCGGAGCGCGTTGATGGGGCTCCGACCGGACGTCGGCGCTCCGGCGCTGGTTCGCGGCGTCCTGGAAGGTCTGGCGTTCGCGTTCCGCAACGCACTCGAGACGGTCGTGGAGCACGCCACTCACGACGGCGGCGCGGAGGTCAGGGCCATCGGCGGTGGCGCCCGCAACGACCTGCTTCTTCGGATCAAGGCCACCGTCCTCGGGCGCCCGGTGTGGCGCGTCAGGACCGAGGAGGCGACGGGGCGGGGCGCCGCTCTACTGGGTGCAGTCGGCGCCGGCCTGTTCCCCGACGCTGTGACCGCAGCCGACAGCCTCGAACTGCAGCTCGATGAGGTCGCCCCCGACCACGACCGGGTCGACGACTACCAGGCCCGGTACGAGGCGGTGACGGCAGCTGACTACCAGGCTCTGCGGTCGGTCAGCCAACGGTTGGCGGAACTCGCCGATCGGTGA